Below is a genomic region from Xiphophorus couchianus chromosome 9, X_couchianus-1.0, whole genome shotgun sequence.
ACCACATTGCTCTCTTTTGCTGACCAGCAGAGTCAGAGCATCCACCACATCTGGAGAAAGGAGAACCGCAACTTTTCGACCTCTTTTTCCAATTATTTCAACACGGCTGAAGTAGCTACAGAGCCTTTTTTCAACCTTGGACAATCCAGCAGCAACATCTTCATGGAGCTTGGAGTCATCTCTCTGCTGGAAACCTCTGAGACGCATCTTTGAGACTTCTCCAGCTCGTCTTCGATTGAACACAATGACCTGTGCAAGAGTAACTTTTGCAAGTTCTGCATAATTCTGGGGGCTGACCTCTTCTTTCAAgttagaaaatgcattttctccAGATTTCTTAAGGTACCTATGAAGACTCTGAACATCTTCTGTGAATGGTAAGGTTAATGGCTTATTATATTTGGCATGACTCAGAGTGTTCAAGGCAGTATGTGACACTAACTCAGACCACTTGGATGTATACAGCTTTTTGAAAGTGTCTGTTGACTTAATCAGTTCTTCATCTTCTGCCATGAGCGCTCGGCAATGGATAATGTCACTGATTTTCTGTAGTGTATGTCCCAGTTTTAGTGCAAGACTTGGTGTTTGGTatgaatgcttttcttcatcaaAACCGCAGACAATCTTTACTGCCTGGACAACTCTTTGGAAGTTAGCAGGTTTCACAGCTTCCTCCAAGTTATGTATAGAGAATTCAGACCGTAGACATATTAACAGACGTCCAATTTCACGGAGCTTCTGTCGGATGTACTCATACTTAGTAGGGTCTTGTCCATGTCTGTTGTAGAGAGACTGGGCAAACTGAATAATGGTCAGGTCATTTCTCACAACTGTGGCTACATCATCCTGCTTCATGGGACCGAGGAGCTTCCAAACCCCACTTGAAATCTCTTGACAGAATGCAGACTCTTGAGCCATAGCAAAACCCAGTACTTTGGTTCTTCCATGTCCTTGGTTCAAATCTTCATTTTGTGGCTTACAGGGGCATCTTTGCACATGTCTCCATAGTTCCTTTCGAATGTACATACCTTGGCAGTACATACAATGTATAAATGTTCCAGTCTTTGCTTTTGGCTTTCTCTTAACTTTCAACGATCCTTTCCCACTTTGTAAAACCTCACAGTTATGTTTGAAGTTCCccttgtttctcattttttctaGAAGAACATTGCGCTCTTTTGAGTCTTCCGGAAGGGAAAAGGCATAAGCAATTTCAGCATGTGTCTTGTGGGTTTTTAAATGGCGTGAAATTTTGCTCTGTGGCCTACCACATACAAAGCAATAGTTCTTAGCACTCAAAATATGCTGTGAGGATTCCTGTTTGTGAAGCTCCTTTTGActttttggtttattgtttgaGTCTTTGGTAGACTTGGCTGGGCTGAATGTTTCGAATGTGCCATCACCCATATCATCTGTGTGAAAAGGAGGCCAGTAATTTGATGTGCAAGGTTCAACCACAGAACTTGAGTCTGGCAAGAATGAAGTGAGATCGGGTATTGTTGGGTTTCCTTGAAGTTGTCCAACTTTAGACTTGATGGGCTGAAGAGGGATGCTAACATCTGAGTCTTCATCAGCTTCTGCAGATTCTGAATTTGGTATGTAGTCAATATCAGATGCATGGTCATCATCTGACATTTCACATTCTTTGGAAGGTGATGTGTTGTTATCTGATGAGGAGTCAGCTATGGAATACTTAAACAGTTCTTTTGCCTGAAATTGGGAGTGGGAAGTGggaaatataatttatgttaTAATGGAGACTTAGAAGGCAAAGCTAAAAAAACGTATGTGGATATTCACCTGAGATCCATCATCCTTTATAATTTGTTTAAGGCAGGATGAATGCCAGACTTTTGAACAAcctgtgaaaaaatttaaatgtaaaaaaccaCAGAAGACAAGCAAAATCCAAAATCTCAAATAAACCATTACACCTTACGTTTAGATCAGATGGAATAGTTAAATATagattaacaatttttttttttcaaatgtgcaaaattgaACATTCTGGATAaaatttttatgttctgttttaaataaagatcaCGGTTAAAGGCTTTAAGGTACTTTGAAAACTTCCACTGCTTTGAAAGTCACCATGATGACATAAATTGCATTGTATTGAAAACTATGTACTCAATTCTGAAACTGTAATTTGTTCATGGTCAACAGTTCAACAAAGACATACATcctattaaaattaattaattcacaGTACAAATTAACTAAATATCTTACCTTTGCACTGGTAGCCAACCCACTTGAATGAAGAACAAGGTCCAAAACACTGAGTACACTTCTCCAAAGAGGATACTGTTGTGCACATCAAGTGATGTTTTTGACACtacaaagaacaaattaaacatatatttaaaaatacacacacatatacatatatatacagtcatatgaaaaagtttgggCAGCCCTATTAAacttacttatttttatatctaaatATTTGGGTGTTTGCAACAGCtatttcagtttgatatatCTGATGGACATAAGTAATATTTCAGTACTGAATTGAGGTTTATTGtactaacagaaaatgtgaagtatgcattaaaacagaatttgacaGGTGCAGAAATATGGGCACTTCAACAGAAAAGTGGCATTAATATTTAGCAGATCctccttttgcaaaaataacagcCTCTAGTCACTTCCTGTAGCTTTTAATGAGTTCCTGGATCAAGGtatttttgaccattcttctttgcaaaacaattccAGTTCAGTTAAGTTTGATGGTCGCCAAGCATTTACAGCCTGCTTCAAATCATCCCACAGATGTTCAATGATATTCAGGTCTGGGGATTGGGATGGCCATTCCAGAACATTGTAATTGTTCCTCTGCATGAATGCCCGAGTAGATTTGGAGcggtgttttggatcattgtcttgCTGAAATATCCCAGCACAACTTCAACTTCGTAACTGATTCTTGAACATTATTCTCAAGAATCTGTTGATATTGAGTGAAATCCATGCAACCCTCAACTTTAACAAGATCCCCAGTGCTGACATTGGCCACACAGCCCCAAAGCATGATGAAACCTCCACCACATTTTACAGTGGGTAGcaagtgtttttcttgaaaCGCTGTATTTTTTTGCTGCCATGCATAACGCCATTTTTTATGACTAAACAActcaatctttgtttcttttttttattttatctttattgattCTCAAGAAAGTATCACTTACATGAACTTAGGTCTCTACATCACAGGATTAACTTCAACATTTGTAATAAGGTAGACATGTAGACCATTGCATAAtaacagtcaaaacaaaaatgcaacttcACTTCCCTGAGAAAGATTATAAAGCAAGGAATAAAGAGAGTGTGaaagaagaaaccaaaaatagagAAAGGAATCAAGTTAGAAATGTAAAGagcaaaccagaaaaaaaagaaatacataaacgAAAGACAtagtataaaataattatgaagtatGGCTGTCATAGGAGATTTAATCAAGTTTGGtctctaaaaatgaaatcagatctCTACCCAAATCTGCCACCACTGACAGAATTGTTCAGTCCTGTGACTGTTGattcttttccattttatacATGTTAAATGTTATGTCGATCCAGTCGTCGAAAGTTGGTTTGTCTTGTGATAACCATTTtcttgtaatgtttttcttacttgCTATTAATAAAAtagtcattaaatatttatttctttttgaagaaattatgtaaaatacataagcTTGATCTCAAAAGGAATGTTCTGCTTGAAAATATCTTGTAAGGCACTATTTATCTCTTTCCAGTAATCTTTTATGATTGGGTAGTCCCAGAAGACATGATAATGGTTTGCGTTTTGACTCGGTCATCCGTCTCCTTAATTTTTTGGTGTATGTTGATGAGTTCTGACTTAATGTCATCAAGCTGTTGTTTCATATCTTTTCGGAAATCCCGTAACTCCCCCAGGATTTGCGCTAGTGCAGTTGAGTCAGTGGAAAGcttattagcattagcttcgCCGAGGTGCTGATGTGTTGGTGAGCTACCTGccgtctttctttcttttgccaaTTCTTTATTCGTGGTTTTCTTATTCCCGTCCCTTTTCCCCATTCTAGACCCCCTTATAGATtccattttactcattttttgttatatttggcAATTAATGGCGGTCAAATTAAGATTTACTGGAGGTGCAGTCAGCTCAAGCTGCCATCTCGGAAGTTGACGTCACCGGAACCCCTCAATCTTTGTTTCATCAGTCCACAGGACCTTGTTCCAAAATGAAACCGGCTTGTCCAAATGTGCTTTTGCATACCTCAAGCGACTGTTTGTGGCATGCTTGCAGAAAAGGCTTCTGTCGCATCACTCTCCCATACAGCTTCTCCTTGTGCAAAGTGCGCTGAATTGTTGAACAATGCACAGTGACACCATCTGCAGCAAGATGATGCTGCAGGTCTTTGGAGGTGGTCTGTGGGTTGTCTTTGATTGTTCTCAccattcttcttctctgcctctctgATATTTTTCTTGGCCTGCCACTTCTGGGCTTAACAAGAATTGTCCCTGTGGTTTTCCATTTCCTTACTATGTTCCTCACAGTGGAAACTGACAGTTTAAATCTCTGAGACAACTTTTTGTATCCTTCCCCTAAACAACTATGTTGAACAATCTTTGTATTCAGATCATTTGAGAGTTGTTTTGAGGTGCCCATGATACCACTCTTCAGAGGAGACTCAAATAGGAGAACAACTTGCAACTGGCcaccttaaatacattttctcatgaTTGGATACACTTGTCTATGAAGTTCAAAGCTTAATGAGGTTACCAAAccaattttgtgtttcagtaagTCAGTGAAAAGTAGTTGGGagttttcaaatcaataaaatgataaGGGTACCCACATTTTTGCACCtgtcaaattctgttttaatgcatattgcacattttctgttagtACAATAAACCTCAATTCAATACTGGAATATTACTGTTTCCATCAGTTATTAGATATATCAAACTGAAGTAGCTGTTGCAAAACcccaaatatttagaaataaaataattaagattaatAGGGGTGCCCAAACGTtttcacagacagacagacatattttattatttatatttattagctCAGATGGAGTAGCTTTTCAAtgaataagcaatttcccctttgGGATCATACTATATTGGATAataaatgagacaaataattACAGAGGGTTCCagtcataaaaaacaactttttctgcaaacttttaaatagttgaattaaaaatattgtgtgGTAAAGATGTAGAtaaatacaaaagacaaaatttatatatatatatatatatatatatatatatatatatatatatatatatatatatattttaactttgacaacatttaaaacatttttctaagatTATATTCTGTGCCACCAAGTCAACATTTATCAGAAGTCAAACCAATATTCTCAACCTCAcaagaaccaaaacatatgtttttatctatTCAATAAAGCAAGGTCCCCATATATGAAATGGTTGATTACTTCACAGAGATATCTTCACTTAAATGATTGTGCTATGAGAGCCAACAACCATGGaaggaaactagttttaaatccagccaaaatgttcggtaaattaaaaatgaaatccaacTTCTGTACCTGTTCTGTGTTGCCAGCTGAAGAAGTTGTATGAGGACAGTCAGGACTTTGGGACATTTCTTCCTCCAAttcctgtgaaaaagaagaaaaattgatttttttcacccCAGAGAAATTCTGTaatgcagcagagaaaatagtcCGATTGTGACTCAAGTGTTTTGAATCCTGGAAACAACCTAAAGGATGAACGGTAAACACATTGACTGacagcaaactttaacaaatattcaaaatactacAATTTCACCAGCACTGACCAAATTGAAGTCtgattctgttgtgaaattaaaaaaaatgttaccgAAAATGTATGCATCTACTTtaacctttaagaaattaaaatatttactctcccaatatattctgtaataccaagtcaacatttttcagagGTCAAACCAATATTCACAAAGTCAcaagaaccaaaacatatgtttttatcagttcaaTAGCGCAAGGTCCCCATATACAATATGGTCCTCCTGTATCACATTGGTGCCGGTGaccatgaaacacacacatacacacgctgaacttacaaactgaaaaccatgaCATGAGACTGTCCTTACAAACCAATGTCCAGATAAACCACATGGCATTCAggtccacacacagacacactgaagtTGAACAGGTTGGCTGACTGACATCATTTAGCTGCACCTTAAACATAAAATACCTCTGAATTGATGGGGAGTGAATCCAGGACAGGGTCTATCTCATTTGGGACACTCGTTGTCATCTGATCctgatcattttcagctctgatctgaaacagaaaataaatacaagtcaacACCATACTGCCCTTGATTACTTCACAGAGATATCTCCACTTAAATGATTGTTCTATGAGAGAAAACACCCATGAaaggaaactagttttaaatccagccaaaatgtttggtaatttcaaaatgaaaacccaacttCTGTACCTGTTCTGTGTTGCCAGCTGAAGAAGTTGTACAAGGACAGTCAGGACTTTGGGACATTTCTTCCTCCAAttcctgtgaaaaagaagaaaatttgattttttttctccccagaaattctgtgatgcagcagagaaaatagtcCGATTGTGACTCAAGTGTTTTAAATCCTGGAAACACCTTAAAAGATGAACGTTATACACATTGAATGacagcaaactttaacaaatattcaaaatactccAATTTCACCAGCATTGACAAGATTGAAGTCtgattctgttgtgaaattaaaagaaattttagcaaaaatctatgcatctactttaacctttaagaaattaaaatatttgctctcccaatatattctgtaataccaagtcaacatttatcagaggtcaaattaatattcacaaggtcacaagaaccaaaacatatgtttttatcagttcaaTAGCGCAAGGTCCCCATATACAATATGGTCCTCCTGTATCACATTGGGACAGATGaccatgaaacacacacatacacacgctgaacttacaaactgaaaaccatgaCATGAGACTGTCCTTACAAACCAATGTCCAGATAAACCACATGGCATTCAggtccacacacagacacactgaagtTGAACAGGTTGGCTGACTGACATCATTTAGCTGcaccttaaatataaaatacctcTGAATTGATGGGGAGTGAATCCAGGACAGGGTCTATCTCATTTGGGACACTGGTTGTCATCTGATCctgatcattttcagctctgatctgaaacagaaaataaatacaagtcaacACCATACTGCCCTTGATTACTTCACAGAGATATCTCCACTTAAATGATTGTTCTATGAGAGAAAACACCCATGAaaggaaactagttttaaatccagccaaaatgtttggtaatttcaaaatgaaaacccaacttCTGTACCTGTTCTGTGTTGCCAGCTGAAGAAGTTGTACAAGGACAGTCAGGACTTTGGGTCATTTCTTTCTCCAAttcctgtgaaaaagaagattgatttttttctccacagaaattctgtgatgcagcagagaaaatagtcCGATTGTAACTCAAGTGTTTTAAATCCTGGAAACACCTTAAAAGATGAACGTTATACACATTGAATGaaagcaaactttaacaaatattcaaaatactccAATTTCACCAGCATTGACAAGATTGAAGTCtgattctgttgtgaaattaaaagaaattttagcaaaaatctatgcatctactttaacctttaagaaattaaaatatttactctccCAATATATTCTGTAATGCCAAGTCAACATTTATCAGAGGTCAAACCAATATTCACAAGGTCAcaagaaccaaaacatatgtttttatcaattCAATAACGCAAGGTCCCCATATACAATATGGTCCTCCTGTATCACATTGGGGCAGGTGaccatgaaacacacacatacacacgctgaacttacaaactgaaaaccatgaCATGAGACTGTCCTTACAAACCAATGTCCAGATAAACCACATGGCATTCAggtccacacacagacacactgaagtTGAACAGGTTGGCTGACTGACATCATTTAGCTGcaccttaaatataaaatacctcTGAATTGATGGGGAGTGAATCCAGGACAGGGTCTGTCTCATTTGGGACACTGGTTGTCATCTGATCctgatcattttcagctctgatctgaaacagaaaataaatacaagtcaacACCATACTGCCCTTGACTACTTCACAGAGATATTTTCACTTAAATGATTGTTCTATGAGAACCATCACCCATGGaaggaaactagttttaaatccagccaaaatgtttggtaaattcaaaatgaaaacccaacttCTGTACCTGTTCTGTGTTGCCAGCCGTAGAAGTTGAATGAGTGCAGTCAGGACTTTGGGACATTTCTTTCTCCAAttcctgtgaaaaagaagaaagattgATTGTTTTATCCCCACAGAAGATTTTCTGATGtagcagagaaaataatttggtGGTTAACCCAAGTGTTTTGAATTCTGGAAACAGTCTGCAAGACGAATGCTAAGAAACAAGTTGACTATTATAATTTCACCAGCACTGACCAAATTGAAGTCTGATtctgtttgattaaaatcaccaaaaataaaaatattttctataacctttaagaaattaaaatttttactcTCCCAATATATTCTGTGATGCCAAGTCAACATTTATCAGAGGTCAAACCAATATTCACAACCTTGATGGGGAGTGAATCCAGGACTGGATCTGTCTCGTTTTTGACACTGGTTATCATCTGATCCGGgtcattttcagctctgatctgaaacagaaaataaatacaagtcaacACCATACTGCCCTAGATTAATTCACAGAGATACCCTCACTTATATTCAGATTTTGTCTTAAAACTTTCAATAATATCATTTTCCCACACCTTTATTTGGTCTTTGCTTGATACCGGTCCATAGTATGAAACCAACTGTGATGTGGATGGCACCTCAACATCTTGTCCAGTTGAAGACATCCCACTGGAGTTCTGTTGAATTTGAATATATATCAAATTCATTGTAGATGTAACAATGTTTTGAGAGTACGTAAAACACTACTGTAAATACTACTAtactgtaattatttattatacatttgTGGGCAACTGGTTAATTTGCCCAGTAATGTCTTGTATAGTCAGCCATCTAGTGTTGTGAAAAGAATGGTAAAACAAAGGAGGTTCAGGTTGTAAATCATCATTATTAGTGCATTTCTTAAATGAACATTGTCTTAagattcatacatttttatttttttagtaccTTGAGTCGCCATGGCCAGTCTGAGTCCCCATAATTGTACGTAATCTCTTCTCCCTGATTGATATCTCGAgttgcaaataaacacaaatgtggTTTCTGTTGGACGGTCAGATACTTCATTTTGGCATTTGGGCTGATATTGTCATCGTTTATAAGCCTTCCAAGGGAGCAATCTTCTTTTGCTGCatcaacactgcaaatacataacatttaattttaaatattaaaatattcatttatatatatatatgccatTTAGTTCTAATTAGACTTCTGATACAAACATACTAACCACCAgagttttccattaaaatagAATTCAAACAAGAATACTTTAAGGTTGTCATGGTAAACTCTCTGTCTCCTCTCACATTCCTCTTTACTGATCAGTTCACCTCGATATTCACACAGAAAGTCTCCTTTCTGAAAAGAGGTTGTGGCAAAGATACCACGACCtaaagaagaaagcaaaaataatagtAGAAAGAGTAAACAGTATAAAGGCTTGATTGTATTTAAACCACTCCAAAGAAATCCCCATACCTTTAAAGGCATTGATGTACGTGACGTCAAGCCCCACTTTGTCCGTTTTGGTATCAATATAATATTTGGCATCTTCCTTCGGATTTATGCGTCTTCGCCTCTGCATGTTTTACTGACATGTATGAAAAGTTATAACAGTCAAAGAAGGAATTACAAGCTTCTTTGTAATTCCTACAAATGTTAaagctaaaaatttaattataaatatggAAACATGTTATGCATGCAAGACACACAGCTCAGATAAAACACCAAcactataatttatttaatcactgatttaaaaaagtgcTTTACCATCTACAAATAGTTCAGTGTTCAATATATTGTTGTTCAGCCAATAGTACAGCCTTACAAGAACATTTGAGCCATACTTTAAGGAAAAAGGgtagtttgttgcacaaatgaattttattaGAGAAGTCCaatttatctttaattaaacagttttaatcagTCTTCCAGGGACAGTCTCctccaacttttagatgcatctctgcttcaacacacctaaGTCAAATAATGTGGTCAGAAATCTGGAGAATTTGGCTGCATATGAGGAGGTTATTCAGCTAATTGATTCAGgtacaaatacacatttaaaaattgaaGGACACCGATATTTGCCTAAATTTGAGGACTCTTGATTTACACTTTCAGCATTTAAGTCATGAAAGTGATTACAGTACACAGCTTTAAAGCCATTGATGCACCAGCCCTATTGCAGCCAATTATTAAAACCTTCAACCATTGGTGCTTTTCCAAAAGATAAACAAGTTTCACAGAAACCTGTGGGTTTGCTTCTTATTAATCTCCTGCTTGAAATCAAGCTTAACGAGCTTAACAAGCATCACTACGGTGCAATTAGCTAACATAAAGCAAGCAGTTCGCcaatattgttaaatataatGATGAAAACCTTACAGTTCATCACCCAACTTTTATCACCAAAAGCTAGGTAGTAGGTACCACACAGGTACCACCTACCCCAAATATTGTCAACTTGTCAAACACCTGTTTCTAGCTAGGAGGCTAGCTCTAGCTAGGAAGCTAGCTCTCCTAGCCCAGCTAGTCTCTTACTTTAAAACACTCGAAATAAAAACTATACTGCTTCAGGTAAGTCTTTTCAGTCATAAAAGCATACATATTTAAGCTACTTGatgcaaatatctaaaataagttGCTTAGCTTTAATGTTacctaaattaaaatctaaaatatttcattttgctcaAAAACCTTTCTTGCATCTGCAGTTATTTACTTGTAAATAACTTCATCTaggcaaaaattattttaatttaccatTAATGCTTACCTGTGCACAGTTATTCCACCAACACGTCCATATTGAGGGCTGCGGCTTCAAATgaggatttaatttttaaaaaccttgcGTCTGGGATGGTTTGGTAATAAGACACACCCACAGTTTTtttccagccaatcagatgatGACCGGCTAAAAGCGCGCGTAgtgtataaaaatgtgtgtaaaactgcaattcatACACTGACATCAGGTGGCGCTGTGTTATACACTGGAATACACAAAACTCAGGTTACAGGTATAAAAGGACAATTAAAGAAAGTGAGATATCACGCTGTTTATTCaatgaaaagtacaaatacatgGTCCAAATCATGCAAACACTGGCATAGTTCCTATAAAACTTTA
It encodes:
- the LOC114150317 gene encoding histone-lysine N-methyltransferase mes-4-like encodes the protein MQRRRRINPKEDAKYYIDTKTDKVGLDVTYINAFKGRGIFATTSFQKGDFLCEYRGELISKEECERRQRVYHDNLKVFLFEFYFNGKLWCVDAAKEDCSLGRLINDDNISPNAKMKYLTVQQKPHLCLFATRDINQGEEITYNYGDSDWPWRLKNSSGMSSTGQDVEVPSTSQLVSYYGPVSSKDQIKIRAENDPDQMITSVKNETDPVLDSLPIKELEKEMSQSPDCTHSTSTAGNTEQIRAENDQDQMTTSVPNETDPVLDSLPINSEELEKEMTQSPDCPCTTSSAGNTEQIRAENDQDQMTTSVPNEIDPVLDSLPINSEELEEEMSQSPDCPCTTSSAGNTEQIRAENDQDQMTTSVPNEIDPVLDSLPINSEELEEEMSQSPDCPHTTSSAGNTEQCQKHHLMCTTVSSLEKCTQCFGPCSSFKWVGYQCKVGAVSSTAEETVPPVEETSSAAPRRQPKKPWSSAEVSAVMRHFKAHIGKGKLATKNECKHCKLVEGPVLAQRTAQNIRDFVRNRGITAMRQAQKKRL